A genome region from Pseudomonas sp. S06B 330 includes the following:
- the phoU gene encoding phosphate signaling complex protein PhoU, producing the protein MINKDSLTHHISQQFNAELEEVRSHLLAMGGLVEKQVNDAVTALIEADSGLAQQVREVDEQINQMERNIDEECVRILARRQPAASDLRLIISISKSVIDLERIGDESTKIARRAIQLCEEGESPRGYVEVRHIGDQVRNMVRDALDAFARFDADLALSVAQYDKTIDREYKTALRELVTYMMEDPRSISRVLSVIWALRSLERIGDHARNISELVIYLVRGTDVRHLGLKRMKEEVEGGSEKANVPAETDDK; encoded by the coding sequence ATGATCAATAAAGACAGCCTTACCCACCATATCTCCCAGCAGTTCAACGCCGAACTCGAAGAGGTTCGCAGCCACCTCCTGGCGATGGGCGGCCTGGTCGAGAAGCAGGTTAACGACGCAGTCACTGCGCTGATCGAGGCCGACTCCGGCCTTGCCCAGCAGGTGCGGGAAGTCGATGAGCAGATCAACCAGATGGAGCGCAACATCGACGAGGAATGTGTGCGCATTCTCGCTCGTCGTCAGCCTGCCGCTTCCGACCTGCGTCTGATCATCAGCATTTCCAAGTCGGTAATCGACCTGGAGCGTATTGGTGACGAGTCGACCAAGATCGCCCGCCGGGCCATTCAGTTGTGCGAAGAAGGCGAGTCGCCACGTGGTTACGTCGAAGTCCGGCACATCGGTGATCAGGTGCGCAACATGGTGCGTGATGCCCTGGATGCCTTTGCCCGTTTCGATGCCGATCTGGCGCTGTCGGTAGCACAGTACGACAAGACTATCGACCGCGAGTACAAGACCGCGCTGCGCGAGCTGGTCACCTACATGATGGAAGACCCGCGCTCGATTTCGCGGGTGCTTAGCGTGATCTGGGCCCTGCGTTCGCTGGAGCGTATTGGCGACCACGCACGCAACATCTCCGAATTGGTGATCTACCTGGTGCGCGGTACCGACGTGCGTCACCTGGGCCTGAAGCGGATGAAGGAAGAGGTCGAGGGCGGCAGCGAAAAGGCTAATGTTCCGGCTGAAACTGACGATAAGTAA
- the pstA gene encoding phosphate ABC transporter permease PstA yields the protein MKKDSLKSWFKSGAPGVWISGGAVAIAVIMTIGLLSVIAVRGLGHFWPADLIQASYNVPGQANHIVVGEVVQKEEVPRARLKGAGLPVPDEGPEFMTRELIKVGNRDLNGSDFTWVVGEWLIDQQKPVDLIALERREWGNFYGYLVSVKENGKVVAEGQAAWTELQARLKRADKLAGELQQLEKKDIGAINYGLERLRLQARKLELAGKLDAAAQADMDAERAELNNRYKAIEERLGSLHQDFGRDSLVAKDGNGREVEINLSKVVHAYQPNGMGFFTKMGVYFAKVWEFLSDDPREANTEGGIFPAIFGTVMMTLIMAVIVTPFGVLAAVYLREYARQGPVTRLIRIAVNNLAGVPAIVYGVFGLGFFVYVLGGSLDQLFFPEALPAPTLGTPGLLWASLTLALLAVPVVIVATEEGLARIPRTVREGSLALGATKAETLWKIVLPMASPAMMTGMILAVARAAGEVAPLMLVGVVKLAPSLPVDGNYPYLHLDQKIMHLGFHIYDVGFQSPNVEAARPLVYATALLLVLVIATLNLSAVWIRNHLREKYKALDH from the coding sequence GTGAAAAAGGATTCCCTCAAAAGCTGGTTCAAGAGCGGCGCCCCTGGCGTCTGGATCAGCGGTGGCGCCGTCGCCATCGCTGTGATCATGACCATTGGTCTGCTCTCGGTGATCGCCGTACGCGGTCTGGGCCACTTCTGGCCGGCTGACCTGATTCAGGCCAGCTACAACGTACCGGGCCAGGCGAATCATATCGTCGTCGGCGAAGTGGTGCAGAAGGAAGAAGTGCCACGCGCGCGTCTCAAAGGTGCCGGCTTGCCGGTGCCGGACGAGGGTCCGGAGTTCATGACCCGTGAGCTGATCAAGGTCGGCAACCGTGACCTCAATGGCAGCGACTTCACTTGGGTGGTTGGCGAATGGCTGATCGATCAACAAAAGCCGGTCGACCTGATTGCACTGGAGCGTCGTGAGTGGGGTAACTTCTACGGCTACCTGGTCAGCGTCAAGGAAAACGGCAAGGTTGTCGCTGAGGGCCAGGCTGCGTGGACCGAGCTGCAGGCGCGCCTCAAACGTGCTGACAAGCTGGCTGGCGAGCTGCAACAGCTTGAGAAGAAGGACATCGGCGCCATCAACTACGGCCTTGAGCGTTTGCGCCTGCAGGCCCGTAAGCTGGAACTTGCCGGTAAGCTCGATGCGGCTGCCCAGGCAGACATGGATGCCGAACGCGCCGAGCTGAACAACCGCTACAAGGCCATCGAAGAGCGTCTTGGTAGCCTGCACCAGGACTTCGGTCGTGACAGCCTGGTTGCAAAGGATGGCAACGGCCGTGAGGTCGAGATCAACCTGAGCAAGGTGGTTCACGCCTACCAGCCTAATGGCATGGGCTTTTTCACCAAGATGGGTGTGTACTTCGCCAAGGTCTGGGAGTTCCTCAGCGACGACCCGCGTGAAGCCAATACCGAAGGCGGAATCTTCCCGGCCATCTTCGGTACCGTGATGATGACCCTGATCATGGCCGTGATCGTCACCCCGTTCGGCGTGCTGGCGGCGGTGTACCTGCGTGAGTATGCGCGTCAGGGGCCGGTCACTCGTTTGATTCGTATCGCGGTGAACAACCTCGCCGGTGTTCCGGCCATCGTATACGGTGTGTTTGGTCTGGGCTTCTTTGTCTATGTACTGGGTGGCTCGCTTGACCAGCTGTTCTTCCCTGAGGCATTACCTGCGCCGACCCTTGGCACTCCGGGCCTGCTCTGGGCCTCGCTGACCCTGGCGTTGCTGGCGGTACCGGTGGTGATTGTGGCCACTGAAGAAGGTTTGGCGCGTATCCCGCGTACAGTCCGCGAAGGTTCGTTGGCACTGGGTGCGACCAAGGCGGAGACGCTGTGGAAGATCGTCCTGCCAATGGCCAGCCCGGCGATGATGACCGGCATGATTCTCGCCGTGGCTCGTGCCGCAGGTGAAGTGGCACCGCTGATGCTGGTGGGTGTAGTGAAACTGGCGCCATCACTGCCAGTGGACGGCAACTACCCGTACCTGCACCTGGACCAGAAAATCATGCACCTGGGCTTCCACATCTACGACGTCGGCTTCCAGAGCCCCAACGTCGAGGCTGCGCGGCCGCTGGTTTATGCCACTGCGTTGCTGCTGGTGCTAGTAATCGCCACGCTCAACCTGTCGGCGGTATGGATTCGTAACCACCTGCGCGAGAAGTACAAAGCGCTGGATCATTGA
- a CDS encoding ABC transporter permease subunit, with translation MNDLANSTMTQNSPPVRIDFNTPELQRKRRLRALKDRLTRWYVLVGGLAVLAAITLIFFYLAYVVVPLFQGATLTSKKALEPTWLSQDAGKPLMIALEEQNLVGMRVSDKGQALFFDTKTGAELKRVDLPVPAGTQVTSIGTDQPGNPLVVLGLSNGQALAFSHSYKITYPDNKKTISPAIDFPYGQEPFVLDEQGRALEHVSLNVNGETLVVAGSTGAHLQVISLSREENMMTGEVTSEQSRIDLPQMTEPVKAIFIDPRQQWLYVINGRAQADVFSLRDKSLNGRYKLLDDGNAEVTASNQLVGGISLIIGDSKGGLAQWFMARDPDGEQRFKRIREFQMGKAPIVQIDAEERRKGFVALDASGELGVFHSTAHRTLLVEPVAEGAGILSLSPRANRIIIEEGGKLLPLTLKNPHPEVSWSALWSKVWYENYDEPKYVWQSTASNTDFEPKLSLSPLTFGTLKAAFYAMILAAPLAIAAAIYTAYFMAPGMRRKVKPVIELMEAMPTVILGFFAGLFLAPYLEGHLPGVFSLFLLMPIGILVAGFTWSRLPESIRLRVPDGWEAAILIPVILFTGWFALYMSPFLETWFFDGDMRLWITNDLGITYDQRNALVVGIAMGFAVIPNIYSIAEDAVFSVPRSLTLGSLALGATPWQTLTRVVILTASPGIFSALMIGMGRAVGETMIVLMATGNTPVMELNLFEGMRTLAANVAVEMPESEVGGSHYRVLFLAALVLLMFTFVMNTLAELIRQRLRKKYSSL, from the coding sequence AAGGATCGCCTGACTCGCTGGTATGTACTGGTGGGCGGGCTTGCCGTGTTGGCAGCGATTACCTTGATCTTCTTCTACCTGGCCTACGTGGTCGTGCCCCTGTTCCAGGGTGCCACGCTGACCAGCAAGAAAGCGCTGGAGCCGACCTGGCTGAGCCAGGATGCCGGCAAGCCGCTGATGATTGCTCTGGAAGAGCAGAATTTGGTCGGCATGCGTGTGTCCGACAAGGGGCAGGCGCTGTTCTTCGACACCAAGACGGGTGCTGAACTCAAGCGCGTTGACCTGCCGGTGCCTGCAGGTACTCAGGTAACTTCTATTGGCACCGACCAGCCGGGCAACCCGCTGGTGGTGCTGGGCTTGTCCAATGGTCAGGCACTGGCGTTCAGCCACAGCTACAAGATCACCTACCCGGACAACAAGAAGACCATCAGCCCGGCCATCGACTTCCCGTATGGTCAGGAACCGTTCGTACTCGACGAGCAGGGCCGTGCGCTTGAGCATGTCAGCCTCAATGTGAACGGTGAAACCCTGGTGGTTGCCGGTTCCACTGGCGCGCACCTGCAGGTGATTTCGCTGAGCCGCGAAGAAAACATGATGACCGGCGAGGTTACCAGCGAGCAGAGCCGCATTGACCTGCCGCAGATGACCGAGCCGGTCAAAGCGATCTTCATCGATCCGCGTCAGCAGTGGCTGTATGTGATCAATGGTCGCGCGCAGGCGGACGTCTTCAGCTTGCGTGACAAGAGCCTCAATGGCCGCTACAAGTTGCTGGACGACGGCAACGCCGAAGTGACTGCCAGCAACCAGTTGGTCGGCGGTATCTCGCTGATCATTGGCGACTCCAAAGGTGGCTTGGCCCAGTGGTTCATGGCCCGCGACCCGGATGGCGAACAACGCTTCAAGCGCATCCGCGAGTTCCAGATGGGCAAGGCGCCAATCGTCCAGATCGATGCCGAAGAGCGTCGCAAGGGCTTCGTGGCCCTGGATGCCAGCGGCGAGCTTGGCGTGTTCCACAGCACCGCGCATCGTACCTTGCTGGTCGAACCGGTCGCCGAAGGCGCTGGCATTCTGAGCCTGTCGCCACGTGCTAACCGCATCATCATCGAAGAAGGCGGCAAGCTTCTGCCCCTGACCCTGAAGAACCCGCACCCGGAAGTGTCCTGGAGCGCGTTGTGGAGCAAGGTCTGGTACGAGAACTATGACGAGCCGAAGTATGTCTGGCAGTCGACCGCCTCGAACACCGACTTCGAACCCAAGCTGAGCCTTTCGCCTCTGACCTTCGGCACCTTGAAAGCGGCGTTCTACGCCATGATCCTGGCTGCACCGCTGGCCATTGCCGCAGCCATCTACACCGCCTACTTCATGGCCCCGGGCATGCGCCGCAAGGTCAAGCCGGTGATTGAGCTGATGGAGGCAATGCCAACCGTAATTCTCGGTTTCTTCGCTGGCTTGTTCCTGGCGCCGTACCTGGAAGGGCACTTGCCGGGTGTGTTCAGCCTGTTCCTGCTGATGCCGATTGGCATCCTGGTTGCCGGTTTCACCTGGAGCCGTCTGCCTGAGTCGATCCGCCTGCGGGTTCCGGATGGCTGGGAAGCGGCGATCCTGATCCCGGTGATCCTCTTCACAGGTTGGTTCGCGCTGTACATGAGCCCCTTCCTGGAGACCTGGTTCTTCGACGGCGACATGCGCCTGTGGATTACCAACGATTTGGGCATCACCTACGACCAGCGCAATGCCCTGGTAGTCGGTATTGCCATGGGTTTCGCGGTGATTCCGAACATTTATTCGATTGCCGAAGACGCCGTGTTCAGCGTGCCGCGCAGCCTGACTCTGGGCTCCCTGGCGCTGGGTGCAACGCCATGGCAGACCCTGACCCGTGTGGTCATCCTCACCGCCAGCCCGGGCATTTTCTCGGCACTGATGATCGGTATGGGCCGTGCTGTTGGCGAAACCATGATCGTACTGATGGCCACCGGCAACACCCCGGTCATGGAGCTGAACCTGTTCGAAGGTATGCGCACCCTGGCCGCCAACGTTGCCGTTGAGATGCCGGAGTCGGAAGTCGGTGGCAGTCACTACCGCGTGCTGTTCCTCGCCGCGCTGGTGCTGCTGATGTTCACCTTCGTGATGAACACCTTGGCCGAGCTGATTCGCCAGCGTCTGCGCAAGAAATACTCGTCGCTTTGA
- a CDS encoding response regulator has product MSKVSVLVVDDAPFIRDLVKKCLRNYFPGIVIEDAVNGRKAQTLLTREAFDLVLCDWEMPEMSGLELLTWCRQQESMKTLPFIMVTSRGDKENVVQAIQAGVSDFVGKPFTNEQLLTKVKKALTKVGKLDTLLASAPTRANSAFANDSLSALTGGRAETVKPAVSAAPVAAAKPLVNAPKPAAAAPAGRGQGQLRLPSGVQPCVIKALSLKEALLVVRRGETLPQVLEGAVLDLEQGENAEIARLNGYLHAIAALEPKPDSDWLQLTFKFVDQDAQKLDYLSRLIARGTAQKHFVPGA; this is encoded by the coding sequence ATGAGTAAAGTCAGTGTGTTGGTTGTGGATGATGCGCCGTTCATTCGCGACCTGGTGAAGAAGTGCCTGCGCAACTATTTCCCGGGGATTGTCATTGAGGACGCGGTCAACGGCCGCAAGGCCCAGACTTTGCTGACTCGCGAAGCCTTTGACCTGGTCCTGTGCGACTGGGAAATGCCGGAAATGTCCGGGCTGGAGCTGCTGACCTGGTGCCGACAGCAGGAGTCGATGAAGACCCTGCCGTTCATCATGGTGACCAGCCGTGGTGACAAGGAGAATGTGGTTCAGGCGATCCAGGCGGGCGTCTCCGACTTTGTCGGCAAGCCGTTCACCAATGAGCAACTGCTGACCAAGGTGAAGAAAGCTCTGACCAAGGTTGGCAAGCTCGATACCTTGCTGGCCAGTGCGCCGACCCGGGCTAATTCAGCCTTTGCCAACGACTCGCTGAGCGCCCTGACCGGCGGGCGGGCCGAAACGGTAAAACCTGCGGTGTCGGCGGCGCCCGTGGCAGCGGCCAAGCCGCTGGTCAATGCGCCCAAGCCTGCTGCTGCCGCACCTGCGGGGCGTGGCCAGGGGCAGTTGCGCCTGCCAAGCGGTGTTCAACCCTGCGTGATCAAGGCACTGAGTCTCAAGGAGGCGCTGCTGGTGGTACGCCGTGGCGAAACCCTGCCTCAGGTACTCGAGGGGGCGGTGCTCGACCTGGAGCAGGGCGAGAACGCCGAGATCGCCCGTCTCAACGGTTATCTGCATGCGATTGCAGCGCTGGAGCCCAAGCCGGACAGTGATTGGTTGCAGTTGACCTTCAAATTCGTTGACCAGGATGCGCAGAAGCTCGATTACCTGTCGCGGCTGATTGCCCGCGGGACGGCACAGAAGCACTTTGTGCCCGGAGCCTGA
- the pstB gene encoding phosphate ABC transporter ATP-binding protein PstB, whose protein sequence is MQHESHAHGIDMSALGRTKQSLQLADETVAIEVPGLSLYYGEKQALFDVSMNIPKQRVTAFIGPSGCGKSTLLRTFNRMNDLVDGCRVDGAINLYGNNIYRKGEDVAELRRRVGMVFQKPNPFPKTIYENVVYGLRIQGINKKRVLDEAVEWALKGAALWEEVKDRLHESALGLSGGQQQRLVIARTIAVEPEVLLLDEPCSALDPISTLKVEELIYELKSKYTIVIVTHNMQQAARVSDYTAFMYMGKLIEFGDTDTLFTNPAKKQTEDYITGRYG, encoded by the coding sequence ATGCAGCATGAATCCCACGCCCACGGCATCGATATGTCGGCCCTGGGTCGCACCAAGCAGAGCCTGCAATTGGCTGATGAAACCGTGGCCATCGAAGTGCCGGGTCTGAGCCTGTACTACGGCGAAAAACAAGCCTTGTTCGACGTCAGTATGAACATCCCGAAACAGCGCGTGACAGCCTTCATCGGCCCGTCCGGCTGCGGTAAGTCGACCTTGCTGCGTACCTTCAACCGCATGAACGACCTGGTTGACGGTTGCCGTGTTGACGGCGCGATCAACCTCTACGGCAACAACATCTACCGCAAAGGCGAAGACGTTGCCGAGCTGCGCCGCCGGGTTGGTATGGTGTTCCAAAAGCCTAACCCGTTCCCTAAGACCATCTATGAAAACGTGGTCTACGGCCTGCGCATCCAGGGTATCAACAAAAAGCGCGTGCTCGACGAAGCGGTGGAGTGGGCACTCAAGGGCGCAGCCCTGTGGGAAGAGGTCAAAGACCGTCTGCACGAGTCGGCGCTGGGTCTGTCCGGTGGTCAGCAGCAGCGTCTGGTGATTGCCCGTACCATCGCCGTAGAGCCAGAAGTATTGCTGCTCGACGAACCGTGCTCGGCACTCGACCCGATTTCGACACTGAAAGTCGAAGAACTGATCTACGAGCTGAAGTCCAAGTACACCATCGTCATCGTTACCCACAACATGCAACAGGCGGCGCGGGTCTCCGACTACACCGCGTTCATGTACATGGGCAAGCTGATCGAGTTTGGTGATACCGACACGCTGTTCACCAACCCGGCGAAGAAGCAGACCGAAGATTACATCACCGGTCGGTATGGCTAG
- a CDS encoding peptidoglycan DD-metalloendopeptidase family protein translates to MPARSLLFYALLLACGPVLATTIYKSTDAYGVVSYSDRPMVGAKALVFRDRMLETLEGQVQLQANQVATGVRFSARNDTYAPVEVELRLERLSNAQGGTSRLVRRVVPARSTVELTVVSARQSGKPVGYQEKFKYALGNPAQRHNAFRYPLPWRGGPFRLTQGANGRYSHFGPKGRYAMDIAMPEGTPIIASRAGIVIKTENSQSGRGTHPAGNFVRILHDDGTMGVYLHLMRGSVVVGEGQRVVYGTPLAKSGNTGNSTGPHLHFVVQRNVGLALESIPYQFNQSLDGLPNFTAGNP, encoded by the coding sequence ATGCCAGCACGCTCGCTGCTGTTCTACGCCTTGCTCTTGGCCTGCGGGCCCGTGCTGGCTACGACGATTTACAAAAGTACCGATGCCTACGGCGTTGTTTCCTATTCGGATCGGCCAATGGTCGGCGCCAAGGCTTTAGTCTTTCGTGATCGTATGCTCGAAACGCTAGAAGGCCAGGTCCAGCTACAAGCCAACCAGGTGGCAACAGGCGTGCGCTTCAGTGCGCGTAACGATACCTATGCACCGGTAGAGGTGGAGTTGCGCCTGGAGCGCTTGAGTAATGCTCAGGGTGGTACATCACGGCTTGTCCGGCGCGTGGTGCCCGCACGCTCGACAGTGGAGCTTACGGTCGTCAGTGCCCGGCAATCGGGCAAGCCGGTGGGCTATCAAGAGAAATTCAAGTACGCCTTGGGTAACCCCGCACAACGCCACAACGCTTTCCGTTACCCCTTACCATGGCGCGGTGGACCGTTTCGCTTGACCCAAGGGGCAAACGGACGCTACAGCCACTTTGGGCCCAAAGGGCGCTACGCCATGGACATTGCCATGCCTGAAGGCACACCGATCATTGCCTCTCGCGCGGGCATCGTGATCAAGACCGAGAACAGTCAGAGTGGGCGCGGGACGCACCCGGCGGGCAATTTCGTGCGGATTCTGCATGACGACGGCACTATGGGCGTCTATCTGCACTTGATGCGTGGTTCAGTGGTAGTCGGCGAGGGCCAGCGCGTGGTGTATGGGACACCGCTGGCGAAATCCGGCAACACTGGCAACAGTACCGGTCCACATCTGCATTTTGTCGTGCAGCGCAACGTGGGGTTGGCGCTGGAGTCGATTCCTTACCAGTTCAACCAGTCGCTCGATGGGTTGCCGAACTTTACTGCCGGCAACCCATGA